One genomic window of Plasmodium coatneyi strain Hackeri chromosome 12, complete sequence includes the following:
- a CDS encoding tRNA intron endonuclease, producing the protein MASRNALRDIVLADLSRNFTTSDGLKYGADFVVYRGDMNAEHGFSLIFIKEENAPLSNKDKTLICRICESVKKKGIIAYVNEHTKEIKYEEIFRKTEGFPC; encoded by the exons ATGGCTAGCAGAAATGCCTTGAGGGACATCGTTTTGGCTGACCTAAGTAGGAACTTCACTACATCGGATGGGCTTAAATATGGTGCCGATTTTGTGGTCTACAGGG GGGACATGAACGCGGAACACGGATTCTCACTCATTttcataaaggaagaaaacgcaCCCCTAAGTAATAAGGACAAAACACTCATTTGCAGGATATGCGAAAGTGTTAAAAAGAAG GGAATAATTGCATATGTGAATGAACATACAAAAGAAATTAAGTACGAGGAAATTTTTAGAAAAACGGAAGGATTTCCTTGTTGA